Proteins encoded in a region of the Isosphaeraceae bacterium EP7 genome:
- a CDS encoding purine-nucleoside phosphorylase, producing MDDDRVAAAEEAASWIRGIVPEPPVIAIVLGSGLGELADRLKDAVPIEYREIPRFPRTTVEGHAGRLIAGTLSNRRVWILQGRFHHYEGHDLDAVTLPVRVLQRLGVQTLVLTAATGGIRVDWRPGQIVCLSDHLNLLGVNPLRGPNDDRVGPRFPDMTEVYSRALRSLARDESNRLGIPLEEGVYACLPGPSYETPAEIKMLRTLGADVVGMSTVPEAIVARHGGTDVLAFALVTNAAAGVSGAPITHQEVIEAGRDAGPRLGNLIEAIVGRLPA from the coding sequence GTGGATGACGATCGCGTTGCAGCGGCAGAAGAAGCCGCCAGCTGGATTCGAGGCATTGTGCCCGAACCGCCGGTCATCGCGATCGTACTCGGGTCGGGCCTGGGCGAGCTAGCGGACCGTCTCAAGGATGCGGTTCCGATCGAATACCGTGAGATCCCGCGATTTCCCCGGACGACCGTCGAAGGGCATGCCGGGAGGCTCATCGCCGGGACGCTCTCCAATCGGCGAGTCTGGATTCTCCAGGGCCGTTTCCATCACTACGAAGGGCACGACCTCGACGCCGTGACCCTGCCCGTTCGCGTCTTGCAGCGTCTCGGCGTCCAAACCCTGGTCCTCACCGCGGCCACCGGGGGCATCCGCGTCGATTGGCGTCCTGGCCAGATTGTCTGCCTCTCCGATCACCTGAATCTGCTCGGGGTGAATCCGTTGCGAGGCCCGAATGACGACCGGGTGGGACCGCGCTTCCCGGACATGACCGAAGTCTACTCCCGTGCGCTGAGAAGTCTCGCGCGAGACGAATCCAATAGGTTGGGGATCCCACTCGAAGAAGGAGTTTACGCCTGCCTTCCGGGCCCGAGTTACGAGACTCCCGCCGAGATCAAGATGCTGCGGACGCTCGGAGCGGACGTCGTCGGGATGTCCACCGTTCCCGAGGCGATCGTGGCCAGGCATGGCGGGACGGACGTGCTCGCATTCGCCCTGGTGACCAACGCGGCGGCCGGAGTCTCGGGAGCGCCGATCACCCATCAAGAGGTGATCGAGGCCGGCCGAGACGCCGGGCCCAGGCTGGGGAATCTGATCGAGGCCATTGTCGGTCGGCTCCCGGCCTAG
- a CDS encoding glycosylase gives MIRSRPLARTLAAFLLVGSIGQAAIAQVIPFPRDFVSWTPRTQGAVFKGTGASTWDNKIRERGFILVEDGTYHLWYTGYNDSLSPTRMLGHATSPDGLTWTRDPANPLLTSLWVEDVCVVKQDGTYYMFAEGKGDIAHLLTSTDRIHWTEQGPLKVLRKDGTPITAGPYGTPTIWVEGGVWYLFYERGDRGVWLATSKDRKTWVNVQDEPVLAMGPEAYDLHAVAMNQIIKRDGFYYTFYHANATLPWRDWTSNVARSRDLIHWEKYAGNPIAANNSSSPILVESGGKSRLYTMHPEIRAYEPAASK, from the coding sequence ATGATCCGATCCCGACCCCTCGCCCGGACCCTGGCCGCATTCCTTCTCGTCGGCTCGATCGGCCAGGCTGCGATCGCCCAGGTCATCCCATTTCCTAGAGACTTCGTCTCCTGGACCCCTCGAACGCAGGGGGCTGTCTTCAAAGGGACGGGCGCCTCGACCTGGGACAACAAGATCCGGGAACGCGGATTCATCCTGGTCGAGGATGGGACCTATCACCTCTGGTATACGGGCTACAACGACTCGCTTTCCCCCACCCGCATGCTCGGCCACGCGACCTCGCCGGACGGGCTGACCTGGACCCGCGACCCGGCTAATCCGCTGCTCACGTCCCTCTGGGTCGAGGACGTCTGCGTCGTCAAGCAGGACGGGACTTATTACATGTTTGCCGAGGGGAAGGGGGACATCGCCCATCTCCTCACCTCCACCGATCGTATCCACTGGACCGAGCAAGGGCCGCTTAAGGTCCTGCGCAAGGATGGGACGCCCATCACGGCCGGCCCTTACGGAACGCCGACGATCTGGGTCGAGGGGGGCGTCTGGTATCTTTTTTACGAGCGAGGCGACCGCGGCGTCTGGCTGGCAACGTCGAAGGACCGCAAGACCTGGGTCAACGTCCAGGACGAGCCGGTGCTGGCGATGGGCCCCGAGGCCTATGACCTGCATGCCGTTGCCATGAACCAGATCATCAAGCGAGACGGCTTCTATTACACGTTCTATCACGCCAACGCGACCTTGCCCTGGCGAGATTGGACCTCGAATGTCGCCCGCTCGAGGGACCTGATTCACTGGGAGAAATACGCCGGCAATCCGATCGCGGCGAACAACTCGTCGAGCCCGATCCTGGTCGAATCGGGCGGGAAATCGAGGCTCTACACGATGCATCCCGAGATCCGGGCCTATGAGCCGGCCGCCTCGAAATGA
- a CDS encoding c-type cytochrome, whose protein sequence is MTDEGTVTKSDGSSKAVGFAMIGLVAIAATVFLTMRPAATPPPAALASDPLLLQGREVFLDRCVSCHGAEGRGDGPLAKTLTGPPVGNLASGRWKHGDRPEDVSGVIAKGTPNTMMPAWLSTIGSERVGAVTAYVYHLAGRPIPVSLRERGVRKP, encoded by the coding sequence GTGACGGACGAAGGCACAGTCACGAAGTCGGATGGTTCCTCGAAGGCCGTCGGCTTCGCCATGATCGGCCTCGTCGCGATCGCCGCGACGGTGTTCCTCACCATGCGGCCGGCCGCGACTCCGCCGCCGGCGGCCCTTGCTTCCGACCCCTTGCTCTTGCAAGGGCGTGAAGTGTTCCTTGATCGTTGCGTGAGCTGCCACGGCGCCGAAGGCCGGGGTGATGGGCCGCTCGCTAAAACCTTGACCGGTCCGCCGGTCGGCAACCTGGCGTCGGGGCGCTGGAAGCACGGCGATCGTCCCGAGGACGTCTCCGGCGTGATCGCCAAGGGAACGCCCAACACGATGATGCCGGCCTGGCTGAGCACGATTGGCTCCGAACGTGTCGGCGCTGTCACTGCATACGTTTACCATCTCGCAGGGCGTCCCATCCCCGTGTCGCTGCGAGAACGCGGCGTCCGCAAGCCCTGA
- a CDS encoding FAD-binding oxidoreductase → MIWPESPAAGPLGDSRLAIAHERPESVEALSQFVGRHAADGTAIYPQGGRTSLDYGGLPSRPGVIIDTTGLNRVIDYPHADMTITVEAGLTLSAIAGVLDEHGQRLNVDAPQGDRATIGGIFACNATGPKRLGWGRPRDQIIGISYVSAAGEPVKGGGRVVKNVAGYDLPKLLTGSMGTLGIISQLTLKVRPKPEACALAWRPIDDPAEIERRLASLNMSGTRPVALELLNRAAARRVGGPVGLPEAAWVLVVGFEDNKASVDWQVDRLQSELDGCLSVLRDQESAPLWSALAEFPAAEPGPLSFLANVVPSAVAGLAGSLDPEAWELGAHAGSGILRGHALGDIERADAAIPALRAEAARGKGSVVLTRCPADRKEALKVWGDPRPDWHLTERIKKALDPAGIMNPGRFLGTI, encoded by the coding sequence TTGATCTGGCCCGAATCGCCGGCCGCCGGCCCTCTCGGCGATAGCCGCCTCGCCATCGCCCACGAACGCCCCGAGTCCGTCGAAGCCCTCAGCCAGTTTGTGGGACGACACGCCGCCGACGGAACGGCCATCTACCCGCAAGGGGGCCGCACGTCGCTCGACTATGGCGGCCTCCCGAGTCGCCCGGGCGTGATCATCGACACGACGGGCTTGAACCGGGTCATCGACTACCCCCACGCCGACATGACGATCACCGTCGAGGCCGGCCTGACCCTTTCCGCAATCGCCGGCGTGCTCGACGAGCACGGCCAGCGGCTGAACGTCGACGCGCCGCAAGGCGACCGCGCGACGATCGGCGGCATCTTCGCCTGCAACGCCACCGGGCCCAAACGCCTGGGCTGGGGCCGGCCCCGAGACCAGATCATCGGCATCAGCTACGTGAGCGCCGCGGGCGAGCCGGTCAAGGGTGGAGGGCGCGTCGTCAAGAACGTCGCCGGTTATGATCTGCCCAAGCTCCTGACGGGCTCGATGGGGACGCTCGGCATCATCAGCCAGCTGACTCTGAAGGTGAGGCCCAAGCCCGAGGCCTGCGCCCTCGCCTGGCGGCCCATCGACGATCCCGCGGAGATCGAGCGGCGGCTTGCCTCCTTGAACATGTCGGGCACTCGACCGGTCGCGCTCGAGCTGCTCAATCGCGCGGCCGCCCGGCGGGTTGGCGGACCTGTTGGGCTGCCGGAAGCGGCATGGGTTCTCGTCGTGGGCTTCGAGGATAACAAGGCTTCTGTCGACTGGCAGGTCGACCGGCTTCAGTCGGAGCTGGACGGGTGCTTGTCCGTACTCCGCGATCAGGAGTCGGCGCCGCTCTGGTCGGCGCTGGCCGAGTTCCCGGCCGCCGAGCCGGGCCCGCTCTCGTTCCTCGCCAACGTCGTCCCTTCGGCAGTCGCCGGACTCGCAGGCTCGCTCGACCCCGAAGCCTGGGAGCTAGGCGCCCACGCGGGCTCGGGCATCCTCCGGGGTCATGCCCTTGGCGACATCGAGCGTGCCGACGCCGCAATCCCGGCCCTCAGGGCCGAGGCCGCACGAGGGAAGGGGAGCGTGGTGCTGACCCGCTGCCCGGCCGACCGCAAGGAGGCCCTCAAGGTCTGGGGCGATCCCAGGCCCGACTGGCACCTCACCGAACGAATCAAGAAGGCGCTCGACCCCGCCGGGATCATGAACCCCGGGCGATTCCTCGGTACAATTTAG
- a CDS encoding heterodisulfide reductase-related iron-sulfur binding cluster, with translation MSSAAIGPVVTGPHGILADPGGRQVPAAQAGVDLNWLAEKIEYRQFQDCIHCGLCTSSCPTYVETGDENDGPRGRIYLMRAVVDGRTAVTPEVRHHLDLCLDCRACESACPSGVQYAKLIEPFKIALHHSASPAQKASMLQRLILHHLFPYTKRVKLSLLPARLMQATGLLNLAEKSGLTRLLPTTLQRMQSMLPDLKARPKPLPEVLPAIGPKRATVAMFLGCVSDAMFPETNHATARVLQKNGCEVHIPRAQACCGAIHYHSGSEAPALAFARQNIQALNPEDYDAIVVNVAGCGAMLKDYDHLLHGPDHERAKAFVAKVMDITEFLVKLGPIAPTVPVPMKVTYHDACHLCHGQQIRSQPRQLLGMIPGVELVPLEESELCCGAAGTYNLTEPEMSERLGRRKMDRIAATGADCVATGNVGCILQIARKVKESGSPIEVAHPVDLLDRAYGGAGARGV, from the coding sequence ATGTCGAGCGCCGCCATCGGGCCGGTCGTCACCGGACCTCACGGAATTCTGGCCGATCCCGGCGGTCGACAGGTCCCCGCCGCCCAGGCCGGCGTCGACCTGAACTGGCTGGCCGAGAAGATCGAATATCGCCAGTTCCAGGATTGCATTCACTGCGGACTCTGCACCTCGAGTTGCCCGACGTATGTCGAGACCGGCGACGAGAATGACGGTCCGCGTGGGCGCATCTATCTCATGCGTGCGGTCGTCGACGGCCGGACTGCGGTCACCCCCGAGGTCCGACATCACCTCGATCTCTGCCTCGACTGCCGGGCCTGCGAGAGCGCATGCCCCTCCGGCGTGCAATACGCCAAGCTCATCGAGCCGTTCAAGATCGCGCTTCACCACTCGGCATCGCCCGCTCAGAAGGCGAGCATGCTCCAGCGTCTGATCTTGCACCACCTCTTCCCCTACACCAAGCGCGTCAAGCTGAGCCTGCTACCGGCCCGCTTGATGCAGGCGACAGGCCTACTGAACCTCGCCGAGAAGTCTGGGTTGACCAGGCTCCTGCCCACGACACTCCAGCGCATGCAGTCGATGTTGCCGGACCTGAAGGCCCGGCCCAAGCCGCTCCCTGAGGTCCTGCCCGCGATCGGCCCGAAGCGTGCGACCGTGGCGATGTTCCTGGGCTGCGTCTCCGACGCCATGTTCCCTGAGACCAATCACGCAACGGCCCGGGTGCTCCAGAAGAACGGCTGCGAGGTGCACATCCCCCGCGCCCAGGCCTGTTGTGGCGCCATCCATTACCACTCGGGCTCGGAAGCACCCGCGCTCGCATTCGCCCGCCAGAACATCCAGGCGCTCAATCCGGAAGACTACGACGCGATCGTCGTGAACGTCGCCGGCTGCGGCGCGATGCTCAAGGATTATGACCACCTGCTGCACGGGCCGGACCACGAGCGGGCCAAGGCATTCGTCGCCAAGGTGATGGACATCACCGAGTTCCTCGTCAAACTCGGACCCATCGCTCCGACGGTCCCGGTGCCCATGAAGGTCACCTATCACGACGCCTGCCACCTTTGCCACGGCCAGCAGATCCGGAGCCAGCCCCGGCAGTTGCTGGGCATGATCCCCGGTGTCGAGTTGGTCCCGCTTGAAGAGTCGGAACTCTGCTGCGGCGCAGCCGGGACCTACAACCTGACCGAGCCCGAGATGTCCGAACGCCTGGGTAGGCGGAAGATGGACCGGATCGCGGCGACGGGGGCCGATTGCGTGGCCACCGGCAACGTCGGATGCATCCTCCAGATCGCCCGTAAGGTGAAGGAATCAGGTAGCCCGATTGAGGTGGCCCACCCGGTCGACCTCCTCGACAGAGCCTACGGCGGGGCTGGGGCCAGGGGCGTCTAG
- a CDS encoding RidA family protein, whose amino-acid sequence MGAEARIAELNLELPPAPKPVATYLPAVTTGKFVYVSGHGPLRPDGSLHQGKLGDDLDVAAGQAAARQTGLAILATLQSHLGSLDKIKRLVKVLGMVNALPDFADHPKVINGFSDLMVEVFGDAGKGARSAVGMGSLPGGIAVEIEAIFELAD is encoded by the coding sequence ATGGGTGCTGAAGCGCGTATCGCCGAGCTGAATCTGGAGCTTCCCCCCGCGCCCAAGCCGGTGGCGACGTATTTGCCCGCGGTGACGACCGGCAAGTTTGTCTACGTCTCCGGCCACGGCCCGCTGCGTCCCGACGGCTCGCTTCACCAGGGAAAGCTTGGCGACGACCTCGACGTCGCGGCCGGGCAGGCCGCCGCGCGGCAAACCGGCCTGGCGATCCTGGCCACGCTCCAGTCGCACCTCGGTTCGCTCGATAAGATCAAACGCCTCGTGAAGGTCCTGGGTATGGTCAACGCCCTGCCCGACTTCGCCGACCATCCTAAGGTGATCAACGGCTTCTCCGACCTCATGGTCGAGGTCTTTGGTGACGCCGGCAAGGGCGCCCGCAGCGCCGTGGGAATGGGCTCGCTGCCCGGTGGGATCGCCGTCGAGATCGAGGCGATCTTCGAACTGGCTGACTGA
- a CDS encoding FKBP-type peptidyl-prolyl cis-trans isomerase, with the protein MATFKTQILDLKAGTGAEAKPGDNVTVHYTGVLENGTKFDSSRDRGQPFSFPLGQGRVIQGWDHGVAGMKVGGQRKLTIPAEEGYGSRGAGAAIPPGATLIFDVELLKVN; encoded by the coding sequence ATGGCGACCTTCAAGACGCAGATCCTCGATTTGAAAGCGGGCACCGGAGCCGAGGCCAAGCCCGGCGACAACGTCACGGTGCATTACACCGGCGTGCTCGAGAACGGTACCAAGTTCGACAGTTCGCGTGACCGCGGCCAGCCCTTCTCGTTCCCGCTCGGCCAGGGACGGGTCATCCAGGGCTGGGACCACGGCGTCGCAGGCATGAAGGTCGGCGGCCAGCGCAAGCTGACGATCCCCGCCGAGGAAGGTTACGGCTCACGCGGAGCCGGTGCGGCCATCCCCCCCGGCGCCACCTTGATCTTTGACGTCGAGCTGCTCAAGGTCAACTGA
- a CDS encoding SIS domain-containing protein, with protein MAEPERRGEDVLTQYLQEVRAILDAIEATQLDPIRLASERFARTIAGGRLVHLFGTGHSRMAVEEMFPRYGSFPGFHPIVELSMTFHNQVVGANGQRQAMFLENVQGFGPVLWRNFITSPDDCLLAISTSGCNAVTIDVALEAKRLGMFVVALTSLAHAGVSTSRHESGCKLHEVADLVLDQKAPPGDAVVWIDGLASPVAPVSSISGCAIINLLKADVARRLVDLGAPPHVLTASCHVGPTQAAAIFEATYDDYRRRVGVLSR; from the coding sequence ATGGCTGAGCCGGAGAGGCGTGGCGAAGATGTCCTGACCCAGTACCTCCAAGAGGTCCGGGCGATCCTCGACGCCATCGAGGCCACACAGCTCGACCCCATTCGCCTCGCTTCGGAACGCTTCGCCCGGACGATCGCCGGGGGCCGTCTGGTTCACCTCTTCGGCACGGGCCACTCGCGGATGGCCGTCGAGGAAATGTTCCCCCGCTACGGCTCTTTCCCGGGTTTCCACCCAATCGTCGAGCTGTCGATGACCTTCCACAATCAGGTCGTCGGGGCCAACGGCCAGCGTCAGGCGATGTTCCTGGAGAACGTCCAGGGCTTCGGTCCCGTTCTCTGGCGCAACTTCATCACCAGCCCCGACGACTGCCTCCTCGCCATCTCGACCAGCGGCTGCAACGCCGTCACAATCGACGTCGCCCTGGAAGCGAAGCGACTGGGGATGTTCGTCGTCGCCCTGACCTCGCTCGCCCATGCCGGGGTGTCGACTTCGCGGCACGAATCCGGCTGCAAGCTCCATGAAGTCGCCGACCTGGTCCTCGACCAGAAGGCCCCGCCCGGCGATGCCGTCGTCTGGATCGACGGGCTCGCCTCGCCCGTTGCCCCCGTCTCGAGTATCTCAGGCTGCGCGATCATCAACCTTCTCAAGGCCGATGTTGCCCGCCGACTCGTCGACCTGGGCGCCCCGCCTCACGTCCTGACGGCCTCCTGCCACGTCGGCCCGACGCAGGCCGCCGCCATTTTCGAAGCCACATACGACGACTATCGGCGAAGGGTTGGCGTCCTCTCCAGGTGA
- a CDS encoding FAD-linked oxidase C-terminal domain-containing protein, producing the protein MAVAETPTLPRALIDELTVAVGKDGLICHESELLVYECDGYVIEKSIPDVVVFPTTTQQVVEVVKACNRHNIPFVPRGAGTSLAGGTLAIGGGVMICMTRMKKILEINARDRYAVVEPGVVNVWLTRALAGTGLHFAPDPSSQGACTIGGNVATNSGGPHTLKYGVTVNHIRAVELVLPDGEVVEIGGLAEDSPGYDLIGLVVGSEGTFGIVTRITVNLVRDPEAGRTLLAVFDSVADATETVSQIVAAGIVPAALEMLDQLMIGAVEKAFHFGFPTEAGAVLIIEVDGLDAGMDREAQAISSIVSGGKGSISRSIAWYTRKEPEYIAIWKSRKSAFGAIGRLTPAFCTQDGVVPRTKLPDILEFMNQVSRRHDIRIANVFHAGDGNIHPILMFDDRDPDQVRRALEASHEILDECINLGGSVTGEHGIGVEKISFMSKLFTPIDLEVMTKIRNAFNPDGRCSPDKVIPGGAGCIERSHPGHRASA; encoded by the coding sequence ATGGCCGTCGCCGAGACTCCGACTCTCCCCAGAGCGCTCATCGACGAGCTCACCGTCGCCGTCGGCAAGGACGGCTTGATCTGTCACGAGAGCGAGCTGCTCGTCTACGAGTGCGACGGCTACGTGATCGAGAAGAGCATCCCCGACGTCGTCGTCTTCCCGACCACGACCCAGCAGGTGGTCGAGGTCGTCAAGGCCTGCAATCGCCACAACATCCCGTTCGTCCCCAGAGGCGCCGGCACCAGCCTGGCGGGGGGCACGCTTGCCATCGGCGGCGGTGTGATGATCTGCATGACCCGGATGAAGAAGATCCTCGAGATCAACGCCCGCGACCGATATGCCGTGGTCGAACCCGGTGTCGTCAACGTCTGGCTGACCCGCGCCCTGGCCGGCACCGGCCTGCACTTCGCCCCCGACCCTTCGAGCCAGGGCGCCTGCACCATCGGCGGCAACGTGGCGACCAATTCCGGCGGGCCCCACACCCTGAAATATGGGGTGACGGTCAATCACATTCGGGCCGTCGAACTAGTCTTGCCTGACGGCGAGGTTGTCGAGATCGGCGGCCTGGCCGAAGACAGCCCGGGGTATGACCTGATCGGCCTGGTGGTCGGCAGCGAGGGAACCTTCGGGATCGTCACCAGGATCACGGTGAACCTGGTACGCGACCCCGAGGCAGGCCGGACCTTGCTTGCCGTCTTCGACAGCGTGGCCGACGCCACCGAGACCGTGAGCCAGATCGTCGCGGCGGGCATCGTGCCGGCGGCCCTGGAAATGCTCGACCAGCTCATGATCGGAGCCGTCGAGAAGGCGTTTCACTTCGGGTTCCCGACCGAGGCAGGCGCCGTCTTGATCATCGAGGTCGACGGCCTCGACGCCGGCATGGACCGCGAGGCGCAGGCGATCTCCTCCATCGTCAGCGGCGGCAAGGGGTCGATCAGCCGGTCGATCGCCTGGTACACCCGCAAAGAGCCGGAATACATCGCCATCTGGAAGAGTCGCAAGTCGGCCTTCGGCGCCATCGGCCGGCTTACGCCCGCGTTCTGCACCCAGGACGGGGTCGTCCCGCGGACCAAGCTGCCCGACATTCTGGAGTTTATGAACCAGGTCAGCCGGCGCCACGACATCCGGATTGCCAACGTCTTTCATGCAGGCGACGGCAACATCCATCCGATCTTGATGTTCGACGATCGCGACCCCGATCAGGTCCGGCGGGCGCTCGAAGCGAGCCACGAGATCCTCGACGAGTGCATCAACCTCGGCGGCAGCGTGACGGGCGAGCATGGGATTGGGGTCGAGAAGATCTCGTTCATGAGCAAGCTCTTCACGCCGATCGATCTCGAGGTGATGACCAAGATTCGCAACGCGTTCAACCCCGACGGGCGTTGCAGCCCCGATAAGGTCATTCCCGGGGGCGCCGGGTGCATCGAGCGCAGCCATCCGGGCCACCGAGCCTCGGCCTGA
- a CDS encoding family 1 glycosylhydrolase: MARFMFAVGIEGSYPVISDGHGGTIRRDLFESTGHYQRWREDLDLARGLGLTHVRWGPPIHRTWLGPGHYDWSFTDEVLARMHEIGLEPILDLCHFGMPDWLGNSFQNSEFPRYFAEYAKDFAFRYRRVRMYTPVNEIYIAARFSAELGWWNERMVSRGVESKDSEDRPLGGIWEAGPGAEIPFVTAVKHLCMASILSMEAILSVNYRAIFIQSESTEYYHSISPNVEARASFLNERRFLPLDLTYGRHVEAPIYQYLNDNGMSRGEYDEFMRRGPALRGRCILGTDYYSTNEQFVHADGHTAPVGGEVYGYYVVMTDYERRYHLPVMHTETNFPHPDGASEWLWKQAANVRRLREDQIPIVGFTWYGLVDMVDWDVALREVRGTVNPVGLFDLDRRERPACQAFRELVRDFGHIVAFDSALAWLDRIDELDREDGRALAGR, translated from the coding sequence GTGGCACGCTTCATGTTCGCCGTAGGAATTGAGGGGAGCTACCCCGTCATCAGCGATGGCCATGGCGGGACAATCCGTCGCGACTTATTCGAGTCGACCGGGCACTACCAACGCTGGCGGGAAGACCTGGACCTGGCGCGGGGCCTGGGCCTGACCCATGTCCGTTGGGGCCCGCCCATTCATCGGACATGGCTGGGGCCGGGGCATTACGACTGGTCGTTCACCGACGAGGTCCTCGCCAGGATGCACGAGATCGGGCTCGAGCCGATCCTCGATCTCTGCCATTTCGGCATGCCTGATTGGCTGGGGAATAGCTTCCAGAATTCCGAATTCCCCCGCTACTTCGCCGAGTATGCCAAGGATTTCGCGTTCCGCTACCGCAGGGTTCGCATGTACACTCCGGTGAATGAGATCTACATCGCCGCTCGCTTCAGCGCCGAGCTGGGATGGTGGAATGAGCGGATGGTCAGCCGAGGCGTGGAGAGCAAAGACTCCGAGGATCGGCCTCTGGGAGGCATCTGGGAGGCCGGGCCGGGGGCCGAGATTCCGTTCGTCACGGCGGTTAAACACCTCTGCATGGCGAGCATCCTGTCCATGGAGGCGATCCTCTCGGTGAACTACCGCGCCATCTTCATCCAGAGCGAGAGCACCGAGTATTACCACTCGATTTCGCCGAACGTCGAAGCCCGCGCCTCATTTCTCAATGAGAGGCGATTCCTTCCCCTCGACCTGACGTACGGCCGCCACGTCGAGGCGCCCATCTATCAATATCTGAACGACAATGGAATGAGTCGGGGCGAATACGACGAGTTCATGCGGCGGGGCCCTGCGCTCCGCGGCCGATGCATCCTGGGGACCGATTATTACTCGACCAACGAGCAGTTTGTCCACGCCGACGGCCACACGGCGCCCGTCGGCGGCGAGGTGTATGGCTATTACGTGGTGATGACCGATTACGAGCGGCGATATCACCTTCCCGTAATGCACACCGAGACGAACTTTCCCCACCCAGACGGGGCCAGCGAATGGCTCTGGAAGCAGGCGGCCAACGTCAGGCGATTGCGCGAAGATCAAATCCCCATCGTCGGCTTCACCTGGTATGGGCTCGTCGACATGGTGGACTGGGACGTGGCCCTGCGCGAGGTACGGGGCACTGTTAACCCGGTCGGCCTTTTCGACCTCGACCGCCGCGAGCGGCCCGCCTGCCAGGCCTTCCGCGAGCTGGTCCGCGATTTCGGCCACATCGTGGCGTTCGACTCGGCCCTCGCCTGGCTGGATCGTATCGACGAGCTGGACAGGGAGGATGGGCGGGCACTGGCGGGGCGTTAG
- a CDS encoding SDR family oxidoreductase, producing MSRAGRLQGLGCLVVGGTSGIGLATARRFVEEGARVVVVGRSRASAEAAAAWLVDEGKSSGQRCEVFGLAADVNDEPRVEAIFGETLERLSGRLDVLFHVAGVSGRRFGDGPLHECSAEGWDVVLGTNTRGVFLTNRAAVRQMSKQSIDESGLRGTILNMGSVLSWSPSPDLFSTYAYAASKGAIQAMTICAAAKYAPERIRFNMIAPALIDTPMASRAINDPVIRDYLRTKQPIADGPGTVDDCAEAALYLCEPASRFVTGTILPVDGGWCISEGRRANG from the coding sequence TTGTCTCGGGCAGGACGCCTTCAGGGGCTCGGGTGCCTGGTGGTCGGTGGGACGAGCGGGATCGGCCTGGCCACGGCCCGGCGATTCGTCGAAGAAGGCGCACGCGTCGTCGTGGTCGGGCGCTCGCGCGCCTCGGCCGAGGCGGCCGCCGCCTGGCTTGTCGACGAGGGTAAGTCGAGCGGCCAAAGATGCGAGGTCTTTGGACTGGCCGCCGACGTCAACGACGAGCCACGGGTCGAGGCGATCTTCGGCGAGACGCTCGAACGCCTCTCCGGCCGCCTCGATGTCCTCTTCCATGTCGCCGGCGTCAGTGGCCGCCGGTTCGGCGACGGCCCGTTGCACGAGTGCTCGGCCGAAGGTTGGGACGTGGTGCTCGGGACTAACACCCGTGGGGTTTTCCTCACGAACCGGGCCGCCGTCAGGCAGATGAGCAAGCAGTCGATCGACGAGTCGGGCCTTCGCGGGACGATCCTGAATATGGGCTCGGTCCTCTCCTGGTCGCCATCGCCCGACCTCTTCAGCACCTACGCCTACGCCGCGAGCAAGGGGGCCATCCAGGCGATGACCATCTGCGCCGCGGCCAAATATGCGCCAGAGCGTATCCGATTCAATATGATCGCACCGGCATTGATCGACACTCCCATGGCCTCGAGAGCCATCAATGACCCGGTGATCCGCGACTATCTGCGGACCAAGCAGCCGATTGCCGATGGGCCGGGTACCGTGGACGACTGCGCCGAGGCGGCTCTCTATCTCTGCGAGCCCGCCTCGCGGTTCGTCACCGGCACAATCTTGCCGGTCGACGGCGGTTGGTGCATCTCGGAAGGCAGGCGGGCGAATGGCTGA